The Liquorilactobacillus nagelii DSM 13675 DNA window TTCCCAGCGGCAGCGGATTGATCATATGGGATAGGTTGTTTAGAAGATTAATTATTGTAAAAAATGACAGTAACTATTTAACTTTTTTGTAGTTGTCCGATATGATACATATGACAGGGAAAAAAGGAGGTCATTTATGATGAAAATTGAGGGCAACTATAACAATGACATTAAAGTTGATTTAAGCAATAATCAGTTTTCACCCAGCAATTCAGCTCATACAGTTAAAAACACGCAGGCTGAAACAGCTAACGGTGTGACTCTATCAACGACTGCCAAAAAAATATTAGCAAATGAAAATAATGATCGTGGTTTTGATGCAAATAAAGTTAATGAACTAAAAAAATTGATTGCAAATGGCAAGTACCAAGCATCACCTGAAGAAATTGTTACGGGGATGTTTGATGAAATCAAAGCTCAAGGGAAGCACTGATTATGAAGGCAGCTGAATTTGAACAATTATTACGTCGTTTTTGCCGGCTGCTGCAGCAAGAAAAAAAATATTTGATTAGTAATCAGCCGGACAAACTCATACCATTAGTTGAAGAAAAGCAAAAGTATGTCCGGCCTTTTCAAGAATATCCGGGTCAAGTAACAGTTAGAATGAAAGAATTAATCCAACAGATTCAAGCATCACAGCAAGAAAATTTGTTATTAACTAAACAGGCAATGGGATTTGAAGAAATGATGTTAAAATCAATTCGCAGTAATTTGAAAACCCCAGGAACAATTTATTCACCAGATAAATCAAAGAGAGCTGCTGATAGTCTTTCTTTAATTGACTGGGAAGCCTAGACTGGAGGTCAACTTTGAGTTTATTTGGAGCATTAAATGTTGGAAATAGTGGTATGAGCGCTAATCAGGTAGCCATGGAAACCAGTGGTAATAATATTGCCAATGCGAATACTCCTGGTTATTCAAGACAGCAAGTCAGCATGACTGAGCAGCCGGCATTTTATGAACCGGGGATTGGATCAGTTGGGACTGGAGTCGATGTAACTGGCATTCATCGAGTAGTAGATGATTTTGTTAGAACGCAAGCGCGGGATGCTAATTCAAAATACCAGTATTACCAAGAAAAGTCTGACAAGCTTGGTCAGTTGCAAGACATTTTAAATGAACCATCAAGTAATGGAATCGTTAAGCAATTGTCAACTTTGACAACTGCTTGGAATACACTTGCTGATGATCCTGAGTTGGGAACTGCTAAATCTTCAGTAGTTGAAGATGCCAGTTCATTTGCTGATACTGTTAAAGAAATGGCAGGTAATATCTCTGATTTAGGGGACAACATTACAAGTACCCTAGCCAAGAATGCACTTGATTTTAATAGTGATGTTAAGCAGTTACAGACACTTAATCAGCAAATTTATAATTTGACAAGTGTTGGTCAAACACCGAATGATTTGCTTGACCAGCGAGATGCAACCCTGAAGAATTTGTCGACCATTGCTGATGTGACAACTTCGGTTGATAATTATGGCCGAGTTTCATTGAAGTTAGGCGATCAGACGATTTTAAACGGTGATACTCGTAATACATTAAGTGTGGTAACTGCTAATGTAGATGGGACAGCAACGATTGCTAAAGATGGTGATACAGTTGATGGTCAACAGCAAGTTAGCAGTAATTATCCGGCAAATACCATTTTACTAACTCAAACTGGTGATGATGATCAAGTCAATTACAGTCAAGTAAACATTGATAACGGCACAATTGGCGGCTTGGAAACTGCGGCGGAAGAGGTTACTCAACGATTACAAGAATTGAATAATTTTGCAACGACAATTGCCAAAACAATTAATATGGTTTATACCAATGGGCAAAGTAGTACGAGTGGCTTTTTTGAAATTGGTAATGATGCCAGTTCGTATGCTTCTAAAATGGCAGTTAACTCTGCTTTAGCAGCTGATCCAGATAAATTAACTACCGGTGCTAGTGGTGCTGCAGGTGATAATTCTGTGGCGACAGCGATTGTTAATCTGAGTACCCAAAAGTTCGATTATCCAATAACTGACAGCCAATTGAATTCATATAATAAAACAACGATGACTTTTGACGCATCAGCTAGCGGTAAAACTTATTCAGATGCTTTTAATAATATTGTTACTAAAAATGCAATTTCTAAACAGCAAGCTGATAATTTAGCGACTGCCCAGAATTCAGTTCTAAGTCAGCTAAACAATCAAGATCAGACTGTGTCTGGAGTATCAGTCAATGAAGAAATTACCAATGTCATTGCTTACCAACGTGGCTTCGAAGCTAATGCCCGGGTGATTAGTGTTATTTCTGATATGCTTGATACTTTGATTAACAAGACAGGAGTGTGATAAATAATGCGAATTGCTGATAGTACAATGTATGATAGTTTCTTAACCAGCTATGAAACCAGTACAGCTAAAATGCAGAAAACCATGACGCAGCTATCCAGTCAAAAACAATTAACAGAAGCTTCTGATGATCCATTAAAAGCATCTAATATCATTAATCTGAATACGTCGATTGATCAAAATGCGATGTATGGTGATACTATTCAAGATGGCGTTTCTTGGAACCAAATGCAAGATTCGGCGTTAAGTTCGATTAGTGATGTCATGTTAAGAATGCGGGATTTGATTCAAAGCTCAGCTAATGGTACAAATGGTGCAGATGTTAATAGTGCGAATAAGGCTGAAATTGAACAAGATATGGGCCAAATTGTTGATACGCTAAATACCAAGTATGGTAATAAGTATATTTTTGCGGGTGAAAACACGACAACTAAGCCTTTTGAGCTAGAAAAAAATGCTGCTGGGGATGTTACCGGCCTAAAATATAGTGGAACGGCTGGAAACTTATCAAGACAGATTGCCGATAATGTTTCGGTTAACTTGTTTGCCAACGGGAGTAAGTTCGTCTCGAATAGTAGTATCGGAGCTCAAACGGCAAGTTTAGGAGATTATTTCAACAATGTTGTAACAGCACTTAATAGTGATAATAAGGATCAATTAAGTGGAACATTACTATCAGATACAGATGCCTATCGCGATAATTTTGTTAATATCCGGACTCAAATTGGAGCTTTAACAAATCGTTTACAGTCAGCGCTAAGTCGTAATCAATCACAGGCAACCAATTTGAAAGAAAGTCTCTCAAACGATCAAGATGTTGATGTAGCAGCAGCTTATTCAAAATTTGAAAAAGAAAAGCTAACCTATAATGCAACTTTGGCCA harbors:
- the flgL gene encoding flagellar hook-associated protein FlgL, which produces MRIADSTMYDSFLTSYETSTAKMQKTMTQLSSQKQLTEASDDPLKASNIINLNTSIDQNAMYGDTIQDGVSWNQMQDSALSSISDVMLRMRDLIQSSANGTNGADVNSANKAEIEQDMGQIVDTLNTKYGNKYIFAGENTTTKPFELEKNAAGDVTGLKYSGTAGNLSRQIADNVSVNLFANGSKFVSNSSIGAQTASLGDYFNNVVTALNSDNKDQLSGTLLSDTDAYRDNFVNIRTQIGALTNRLQSALSRNQSQATNLKESLSNDQDVDVAAAYSKFEKEKLTYNATLAMGTKIMQTTILDYMY
- the flgK gene encoding flagellar hook-associated protein FlgK, with amino-acid sequence MSLFGALNVGNSGMSANQVAMETSGNNIANANTPGYSRQQVSMTEQPAFYEPGIGSVGTGVDVTGIHRVVDDFVRTQARDANSKYQYYQEKSDKLGQLQDILNEPSSNGIVKQLSTLTTAWNTLADDPELGTAKSSVVEDASSFADTVKEMAGNISDLGDNITSTLAKNALDFNSDVKQLQTLNQQIYNLTSVGQTPNDLLDQRDATLKNLSTIADVTTSVDNYGRVSLKLGDQTILNGDTRNTLSVVTANVDGTATIAKDGDTVDGQQQVSSNYPANTILLTQTGDDDQVNYSQVNIDNGTIGGLETAAEEVTQRLQELNNFATTIAKTINMVYTNGQSSTSGFFEIGNDASSYASKMAVNSALAADPDKLTTGASGAAGDNSVATAIVNLSTQKFDYPITDSQLNSYNKTTMTFDASASGKTYSDAFNNIVTKNAISKQQADNLATAQNSVLSQLNNQDQTVSGVSVNEEITNVIAYQRGFEANARVISVISDMLDTLINKTGV
- the flgM gene encoding flagellar biosynthesis anti-sigma factor FlgM, producing MMKIEGNYNNDIKVDLSNNQFSPSNSAHTVKNTQAETANGVTLSTTAKKILANENNDRGFDANKVNELKKLIANGKYQASPEEIVTGMFDEIKAQGKH
- a CDS encoding flagellar protein FlgN produces the protein MKAAEFEQLLRRFCRLLQQEKKYLISNQPDKLIPLVEEKQKYVRPFQEYPGQVTVRMKELIQQIQASQQENLLLTKQAMGFEEMMLKSIRSNLKTPGTIYSPDKSKRAADSLSLIDWEA